The genomic window AGAAAACGGCGCGGGCTTTTCTATGTAAGCTTCCAATCGTTTCATATCGTGCTCGACTTTTTCTTTTCCTTTTTCCGCCGTTAAAAAATACGGTTGCTTCACAATGACGATTTTTCGCTCACCGAAAAACGGAAGCGTCTCCGCATCTTCAAGCGCCACTTCAATCGGCGTTTCTTCACAGTCGTATGTACTAACATTCCATTCACGTTCTTCATCTGACAACGCTCGGCGAACAATTTGTTCATATGCTTGCTTCATTAAAAAATGCTCCGTGCCATATATGACATATAGTTGTTCCATGTTCTCTTCCCCATTCTTCATCCATTTTCTTTAAAGAACATACAACGTTTCGGAGCATTTTACAAGGGAGTTAGCAGATGAAAATCGCCAACTCCCATTTATTTAAACGTTGGAAAACAAGCCCTAGGAACTTATTTATCCAACGGGTATCTTTATCTTTTCCGATCTTGCACGAACTATTTGTGACAACTGTTGTCAACGATGTAGATTTTCTTTCTCTTTTCCCTTATACTAATGGTGAGAAAATAGGAGGGATGGTCATGAACGAATTTGAAAAAAACGTTCAATGTACGCGCAACGATGCCGTTGACTCGGCTGTTGGCTTCATCGTATCATTCGGCTTTTTCGCCACTATGTTCATTATTGCTACACTTGTAAAATTTTTTGGTGCATAATGAACACCCGAAAGAGATTGCATGTTGCAGTCTCTTTTTTCTTGCATTTTATGGCGAAAAGGTTTGAATGGTGCTTATCCGTTTCGAAAAACGAATGACGATCGCACCATGTTCATCGGTACGAAACGTACGAACGTGATAGGCGCGCAAACGATCAATCACTTCACGATGCGGATGACCGTATCGATTGCGACGTCCGACGGAAATAAGCGCCACTTTCGGACGAATATGTTGTAAAAACGGCTCAGATGTCGATGTATTACTTCCGTGATGCCCGACTTTTAATATGTCAACAGGCAATGAGCGATACATCGTGATGAGTTGTTGTTCCCCTTTTTCTTCTAAATCACCTGTAAATAGCCAATATACTCCTCCCATAAACGCATACAGCACAATCGAACCGTCATTTGTCGTCTCTTCATTTCCAAAAGGAGAAAGAATGTGAAATTGCGCTTGACCAACCGTCCAACGATCGCCGCTTTTCACTATTTGTACATGCGTCCCTTTATTGATCGCATGTGCCATGACCGTTTGCAGCAAATCATTTTTGTGCATACCGACAAACAGTTTTCGCACACGGACAGCATTCAATACATCGCTCGCATCCCCGATATGATCGAAATCACCATGTGTCACAATGAGCGCATCAAGAGCACGAACCCCTTTTGCTTTCAAAAACGGAACGATGACATCTTCACCGATGCGAAACGATTGCTTCCTTTTTCTCCACGGCTCATCGCCAAATGACATCGTTCCGCCCGTATCAATCATATAAATCGCCTTTCGATACGGCAGTTCGATATATATACTATCTCCTTGCCCAACGTCTAACATAACGACTTCAGCGCTCGGACGAAAAAACGGCCAAAGGAAATGAACGATGATGACAAAACTAAACGAAAAGCGAAAGACGATTTGTTTATACTCAAACGAAAGAAAAAAGAGAGCAATCGAGATCACATAAGCGATCAATAGCCACGTCGGCGGACGACCGAGGGTGAGCAAAAACGAATCTGCTAATGAAGTGACAAGCTTGTTTGCATGTTCAATCACAAACGTCAATACATATGTGATGATCGGGCTAACAAACGGCATAAAGACGTGGATAAACCACGCGAGAAATGAGAGCGGCAAAATGACAAAAGAATAAAGCGGAACAAACATGACGTTTAATGGAATCGATAAAATGGAAACTTCGTAAAAATGATAAAGCAAAAGCGGCAACGCGCCCATTTGTGCAATAAACGATGTCATAAACAACTGACGAATGACGGAACGTTCATGTTGAATAAACGAAGAACAAATAATTAACGCAAAACAAACGAGAAAAGATAATTGAAAACCGAGATGAAATATGATATACGGGTCTTTTAGTAGTAAAAGAAGACAAGCGACGCTTAATGCATCAAGCGTACGAAGGCGAGAGGAAAAGAGAAGGAAACAACTTGTCATGACTGCTGCACGCATTACTGACGGAGCAGCCCCTGATAAAATGACGTATAAAGGAATACAACATAATAAAATCACGGTTGCTCGTTCCCGTGTGATCCCGAAGCGAATGAATAAATAAAAACAACCACCAGCAAGCAATGTCATATGCAAACCTGAAATCGCTAGCAAATGAATAAGCCCTAACTTTTGATAGCTCGAAAGAACAGTTGGCTCTATATCGCTTCGTTCACCGTAAATTAGCGCCTGCATAAACGCGCTAACGTCGCGAGGGAAATGATCTTGAATGTAGCGAATGCCTTGTTGACGAACGATTTGCAATCGTTCCACCCATGTCACATGTGTGCGCATGCACCGTTCGAGTGAAGCTGGACGAACGATCCAATGGATGCGATGATAAAACAAATACTGGCGATAATTGAAAGCATACGGATTCGTCGGTAAAGATGGTTGTTCAAGCGCTCCTTTCACCAAACAGGCCGTACCAATTTGAAGGGCATCCCATTCATATTTTTCTTCTTCCGTACGAAGGCGATAAATAAGTTGCAGACGTTCATGCTTCCATTGTACAACCGTTTTTATTTGATCCCCATCGATATGAATCGGAGCAACAAATCGCACAAACAGCGCTGTTTCATGTCCTGAAAGCGTCGTCACGTTATGTCGATCGATCCAATTGCTCCATAACAGAAAAAACAAATATGCGCTAGCACAAACGATCAACAGCGCCCGCTTCCGCCAAAGCAAAAACAAATGGTACACGACCGAAAGCAAAAAGCAAACAACCGATTTTGTCAATATAGACAGGACGGCCAAAACGGCCGCCATTGCTACGTAAACGATACATCATCTCCCCTTCGCGTGTAAAAATGTCGGAATAGATTCCACATCAAAAGGAACGTGCTTGACCGTTACTCCTGCTTGTTCAAACAATTGCAAAGCAAACGGATGGTTTTTATAGTCGTTCGCATAATAAACAGCTTTTATCCCGCTTTGAATAATCGCTTTACAACATTGTAAACAAGGAAAATGAGTGACGTATATTTCCGCCCCTTCTGTTGGCACACCAAACTTGGCACATTGTAAAATGGCGTTCATTTCCGCATGAATGGTGCGCACGCAATGGTTGTCAATGACATAACATCCTTCGTCTATACAATGCGCTCCACCTGCGATTGAGCCGTTGTATCCCCCTGCAATGATACGTTTATCGCGCACGATCGTTGCTCCGACCGCTAGCCTCGTGCATGTGCTACGCAACGCTAATAAATGGCTTTGTGCCATAAAATATTGATCCCATGTAATTCGTTTCATGTTGTTTCTCCCCCTTGTCCATTATGCCTTTAGTTTATCGCCAATTTTAACGCACGACAATTTGTTCTTTTATTTTCTCAAACGATTTTTCCCCGATTCCGCTCACATTCAACAAATCTTCCGCTTTTTGAAACGGTCCGTGCTCTTCGCGATATGCAATAATGGCAGATGCTTTTGCCGGACCGATGCCTTGCAGCGTTTGCAATTGCTCTGCTGTGGCTGTATTAATGTTTACTTTTCCGTTTGATTGATCTATCGTATGCATGTCCGCTAGTTCGCTTATTTCTTCGCCTTTTTTTGGCACGTAAATGACCATTTCATCATGCACTTTCATCGCCAAATTGATTTTCGTTTCATCCGCTTCTTCTGTTAATCCTCCTGCCATTTCAATCACATCTCGAATGCGGCTTGTTGCTGCGACTTCATATACTCCGGCTCGTTTAACCGCTCCTTTTACATCGACAAAAACAGACGTTTCCTCTTCTTGTTTCTCCGCTTGTTGTTCTACTTGTTGTTCATTTTGTTCGAAAGGCAACGGTTGTATCGTCGTTTCGTCTTGTTGCGTCACCCAAATGATCACTCCAATGACAAGTGCCCCAATATATATCCAACGCTCATACGTTTTTATCCACTTCATACGTTCACCCTTTCATAAAACGTGTCATCGTCGCATACATATGACATATAGTGGTGACGGATAAGGGGGGAGTACCGTTGAATATAGGGTTTATCGGAACAGGAAACATGGGAACAATTTTAATTGAATCGTTTATTAACGGCAATGCTGTGAAGCAAGAACAACTATTCATTACGAATCGAACGCTTGAAAAAGCGTACAGTATACAACAACGTTATCCAAACGTTCATGTCATACAAACGAACGAAGAAATAGCAAAACATGCAACGATTATTTTCATTTGCACAAAGCCGCTACATATGCCAGCCGTTTTAAAACAATTACGGCCACATTTGACCGACCATCATTGCATCGTGTCAATTACGAGCCCGATTTCCGTTCAACAGCTCGAATCGCTCGTACCGTGTAGCGTTGCTCGCGTCATTCCAAGCATTACGAATCGGGCACTTGCGGGAAGCTCTCTCATTACCGTAAGCGAGCGTTGTACAAAAGAAGAGAGAGCGACAATTGAACGGCTATTCCGTTGCATTTCTCGTCCAATATACATAGACGAGCCTATTACGCGCATCGCTTCTGATTTAACGAGCTGTGGACCAGCCTTTTTCAGCTACTTAATTCAAAAATTTATTGATGCAGCCGTTCAACAAACAGCCATTACAAACGAACAAGCAACGATGTTAGCGACAGAAATGATGATCGGACTAGGTGCTTTGCTTGAGAAACAATTGTATACGTTACCGACATTACAGGAGAAAGTATGTGTCAAAGGTGGCATTACAGGAGCTGGCATTGACGTGTTAGAAAAAGAAGTCGGGGACTTGTTCGTTCATATTTTTCAAAAAACGCATGAAAAATTTGACGAAGAAAAAGAAAAGGTGCGCCAACAAATTGATCATATTCGCGATGAATAAAAAAAATCCTTCTAAAATAAAACGTCCCAAAAGAGAACACTTTTGGGACGTTTATTTTTGCGCAATGAAAAAAATGCGCTCGCTTTCATTTGTCGGCTGTTGTTCTGTAAAATCCGCCCATACGTGCAACAAGCGAAAACCAGCCTGTTTTAACCACGTCACGTATCGTTCAACATCGTACGTTCGCTGCACATGCATTTCGTCAACTCGCTCATATACCCCTTCTTCTAATCGAACAAAAAACGTCAATTCATGTTCGACGCTATGCGGCCACGAGCCCGGATAACAGTTCCATATATAGCTTACTTGGTCATCATTACTCGCAAACGTCCCATGGTGTAAAAAGACGTTTTCCATTTTAAATAAAGAATGAACGTCAAATAAAAACAACCCATCTGGCTTCAATTGATCGTATACGCGCGAAAACGTAGCGATCACATCTTCTTCTTGCAACAAATAATTGAGTGAATCGCAAAAAATGACGATCGTATCAAACGGCTCAAACGGACCAAAGTCGCGCATATCTTGCTGAAAAAATGAAAGATTAACTCCACGTTCTTGCGCTTTCATTTGCGCAATCGCCAACATTTGTTCCGATAAATCAACACCTGTCACATCAAATCCTTTTTCAGCTAAGCGAAGGGCGAGTTCCCCCGTACCGCATCCGAGATCAAGAATTCGCTTTCCCGTTCGGTAAGATGACACCGCCCGTTCGACGAGAGCACACCATGCATCGTATGGGGCATCGCTCATTAATTGATCATACCAACTCGCAAACCGTTCGTACGTCATGCCCCAAGATCACTCTCAATTTGTTCAAGCGGCGCATCGCCCCATAACCGTTCGAGATTATAATATTCGCGGTCTTCTTTATGAAACACATGGACGACGACATCTCCTAAATCCACTAAAATCCAACGCGCTTCGTCAAATCCTTCAACACGTTTGACGACAACGTCGTGTTCTTCCGCTTTTTCTTTAATTTCACGCGCAATCGCCTGTACTTGTTTATCCGAATTGCCGTGACAAATCATAAAATAATCAGCAACGAGCGAAATGCCCTTCATATTTAATGCTACAATGTTTTCTGCCTTTTTTTCATCTGCTGCTTTTACTGCGATGCGTAAAATGTCTCGTTCTGTCACGATGAAACCCCCTTTAATTTTTTTGCTATATCATTATACGTATGAAAAGTATCTGGGTAAATGGGCTCGCGTTTGTCCATTAAAAATTGAATCGTATTTTGAAGCGCACGGAAAAGCGCATGATCTAAATGTTCTCGCGCTAGCGCCCGCACTTCATCAACGCCCGGAAACGAACGATTCGGCTCAATATAATCGGCGATATACACAATTTTTTCAAGCAATGTCATATTTGGTCGCCCCGATGTATGATAACGAATCGCCTGCAAAATCTCTTCATCTTGAATGCCGACTTCCGTTTGTACTAAATATGCCCCAACAGGCGCATGCCATAATTCCGGACTATATGCCAACAAGTCTTGCGGCATTTGTTGTTCTACAATGATGCGCTTCATTTCTTCTTTCGTGCGAAATTTTGCGTAATCGTGAAAAATGGCAGCTAATTCCGCCTTTTGAACATCAGCTCCGTACAATTTTGCTAACTCAATAGCTGTTTCCATCACACCTACCGTATGAACGTACCGCTGTTCTTTTAATTGCTTGCGCACGATAGCTAACGCCTCTTCACGTTTCATACAATCGATTCTCCTTTATATATAATTGAACCGCTTCTGGCAACAAATATGTCACGCTTTTTCCGTTTTGGATACGTTCGCGAATGAGCGAAGAAGAAACCGCAAACGTCGGCACGTCCACTTCGATAATCGGATACGGCGTACAAAGCGAATAGCCCGGACGTTTCACGCCGACAAATTGAATGAGTTGAACGAGCTCATCAATGCGATACCAATGCGGCAAATATTCGACCATATCTCCGCCAATAATGAAGTAAAATGTCGTATGCGGATGTCTTTTTTTTAACAAAACGATCGTGTCGTACGTATACGATCGCTCTTTCCGTTCTAATTCAATCGTTTCAACGCGAAAATGTGGGTCATTGGCAATCGCCATACGCAACATATTGACGCGATGCACATGATCAGTCACCTTTTTATCTTTATGCGGCGGAATGTAGTTTGGCATAAACCATATTTCATCGAGCTTTAATTCCGTTCGTACATCATCCGCAATTAATAAATGCCCATAATGAGGCGGATCAAACGTCCCACCTAAAATGCCTACTTTTTTCACTGCATCGCTCCTATTTTGGTAACACAATTTGCTTTCGTTCACGAGACTCTTTGTATAATACAATCGTATGACCGATCAGTTGGACGACTTCCGCCCCTGCTCCGCTCGCTAGCTGCTCGGCAATCACTTCTTTTTCTTCTTCGCAGTTTTTTAATACGCTCACTTTAATCAGCTCTCTCGCTTCAAGCGCATCGGCAATTTGTTTAATCATATTGTCGTTCACGCCGCCTTTTCCGACTTGAAAAATCGGCGTTAAATGATGAGCTAAAGAACGTAAAAATCGTTTTTGTTTTCCTGTTAACATGTTTTTCCTCCTAACTGTTGCATCACAACTTGTTCCATTCGTTTTGTATCTGGAAAAATTCCTGTCCATTTTTCAAACGCTAGGGCACCTTGATAAACGAACATACCGACGCCGTTTTGCACGCGCGCACCCTTCTCTTTTGCTTCTTGCAGCCATTTTGTCATCAGCGGATTATAAATAATATCGCTGACGATCGTCCCCTTTTTTAACGTTTGAAGAGAAATAGGCATCGCATCGACATGTGGATACATGCCGACAGACGTTGTATTAATAATGATATCATACTCCCCTAAACGTTCCTCTGCTTCCTCAAGCGAGTAAACAGAAGATATTTGTTTTTCAATAAACGTCTCTGCCTTTCCTGCCGTGCGATTACATACATCAACGGCAGACACACGATGTTTCAAAAGAGTAAAATAAATGCCGCGCGCCGCCCCGCCTGCGCCGACAAGCAAAATGCGCGCACCGGACAATTCAATGTTCATTTGCTCACATAACGCTCGGACAAACCCTTCACCATCTGTATTATAACCAATCCACTTCCCATTTTCATTGACGACTGTATTGACGGCTCCCATTTGTTTTGCCGTTTCATCAAGTTCATCCATATACGCCATCACTGCTGTTTTATGCGGAATCGTCACATTAAACCCTGCACATTGTAATGCTTTTAACCCTTGCACCGCCTCTTTTAACAGGTGAGGCTCAACATGAAACGCATGATAATGCGCATCGATACGTAACGATTGAAACGCATCGTTATGCATAAGCGGTGATAAGGAATGATGAACAGGACAGCCGATTAGCGCAAATAATTTCAAGTTCCTCTCCCCCTCTTTGTTAAATGAGCGATCTGCGCAACATCACACCGACGCCTTTTGGCGCATATGCAACGACATGAGCGCCAGGTTCATGACATGTCACCCAACCGAGCCCTGAAAAAACAATATCTGTTTTCGGTTCTTTTAATGTGAAATGGTGGGCAACGAGCGGCGGCAATTGCTCGCAATAGCTTTTGCGCGGCGGCTGCAACAACTCCCCAAGATGTTTCTCATACAACTCATCCGCATGTTCACGCTTCGTTCGATGAATAAACAATTCATTTGACATATAACATACAAATGGACGTCTTCCACCGCTTACGTAATCTAACCGAGCTAGCCCTCCGAAAAATAACGTTTGTTGTTCATTTAATTGATACACTTTCGGTTTAATTTCTTTCTTTGGCGTAATGACTTTTAAATCTTTTTTATCGACGAAATGCGCCATTTGATGATGGTTAATAATTCCCGGCGTATCATAAAGAGCCGAGCCGTCATCAAGCGGTATTTCAATCATATCGAGCGTCGTTCCCGGGAAATACGATGTCGTAATGACATTTCCTTTTCCTGTCGCTTCTTTAATGATGCGATTAATAAACGTTGATTTTCCAACGTTCGTGCAACCGACGACATACACGTCTTTTCCGTTTCGATATTCATCAATCGCAGCCATCACTTCTTTCATTCCGTAGCCTTTATTGGCGCTCACTAAAAAGACGTCGCGTGGCTGTAAGCCGAGTTCGCGAGCCGATTGTTTCATCCAGCGCGTCACTTTTTCATGTTTGACGGATTTCGGCAATAAATCGACTTTGTTGCCGACAAGCAGCACATCTTTTTTCCCGACAAATCGATGTAGTCCCGGCAGCCAGCTACCGTTAAAATCAAAAATATCAACAATTTTCACGACTAATCCGTCTGCTTGTCCGATGCCGTGCAAAATGTTTAAAAAGTCGTCATCCGTTAACGAGACGTCCTGCACTTCGTTGTAATGTTTTAATCGGAAACAGCGCTGACAAATCACCGGATCTTTCTCTAGCGCTGAAGGGGGCGCATATCCGATTTTCGTTTCATCTTCCGTTTGAATCGTTACTCCACATCCAATACAAATCATTTGTTCACTCATCTTCATCACTCCCAATGAATCATACCTTTTTTTCGCATCATATTTAAGATTTTTCGTTCAATGTTTCGGTTTATACGAGTGAAAAAACCGTCTGTTTGTGCAACAGGAACGACTAAAATCGTATGTAACCCGAGCCGATTGCCGCCAAACACATCGGTGAGAAGTTGATCGCCAATGACGACAACTTCTTCTTTTTTCAACTTCATGTCGCGCAACGCTTGTTGAAACGCTCGCGTTAACGGCTTGCGCGCTTCGAAAATAAACGGAATGCCAAGCGGCTTAGCAAACGCTTCCACTCGCTTTTTATTGTTATTGGATACGACGGTGACTTGAATGCCGCTTTGTTTCATTTGTTCAAACCAACGAACAACATCAGGCGTCGCAAGCGGACGATCCCATTCAATTAACGTGTTATCTAAATCTGTAATAATTCCTTTTATTCCTTTTTGTTTTAAATGTTCTGGAGTAATTTCAAAAATACTTTTCGCATGTTCGTTCGGCAAAAAATATTTTAACATACGTTCTCATTCCTTCTCTCTTTTTTACATAAATAAACAAATTGTAAAATTTTTCGACAAAATCCGATGTTTTTCATATCATGTGGATAACTTTATGCACATGATCCACATTCATTTTTCAACATTTCCTCATCGTTATAAACAACAAATCCACAACTTATCCACCAACACATGTGGATAATTAGAACAATTGTTCTTATTTTTGATTTATGATAAAGTGAAGATAAACCTACCATTATATGTATACATTTTTCCGTGTATACCAAGGAGGCGAAAAAATGAAATGTTTGCCTGACGACTTGTTAATTGAGTCATACTACAAAGCAAAAGAATTACAATTAAGCAAAGAATTTATTCAACTCATTGAAAGAGAAATTTTCCGTCGCCGTCTTGACCATAAAATTAAACAGTCTTCGTAATGAGCCTTCAGTTACTGGCTCTTTTTCTTTTGCGCAAAAAATCCAAGACGTTGCCCCATTTTTACTTCAAGCGGCGGAATAATTTGTTCATCTAACGTAAAGGCGCCCTTTTCAAACAATAACACTACTGTTGAACCGAACGAAAAATATCCGATTTCTTCGCCTTTGTTCACATAGTTGTGTTCATGTGTTAATTCAATGCTGTTGACAAACATCGCTCCGACTTTCACAATGGCTGTATGCATACCATTTGTACACAGTTCAGTAATTCTTCTGTAATTTTTAGAAAGTGGATCTTTGCCATATTTCAATCCGAGACGGTTGACAGGGTATGACTTGCCACCGAGCTCCCACTGCTTCACAACTTCCCCACATATTGGGCTATGAATACGATGATAATGGCTCGGACTTAAATACAAAATAATAAACGTTCCATGCAAATACTTTTCAGCGATCCGATCATCGCCAAGCATCTCACGAATGGAGTACGTTTTTCCTTTCACGATGATTTCTTTTTTGTCTGTAATGATGCCGACATCTTCAATAACGGCATCGACAGGGCTTACGACACTATCTGGGTGTTCATCGATCGGACGAAGTCCTTTTTTTAGCGATCGGACGAACAATTGTTGAAGCGTTTCATATTCGTGCAACTTTTTTTCCATTTCTTCTTCATCTACTTTATATACTTTCGCATAAGATGGAATAACCCACCGACTCCATTTTGAGCGCGTAAACGAAGCAAGCCACTTCGATGTCAAAGGATGATTTGTTAATTCAATAAACAGGCGATATAGCCATTTGACCAACGACTTTCCCTCCTAAAGTAAAGAATGTCCTTTACTAGTTTGCTTATTATCAATAAAATATTAGTAACCGAGTGATATTTTTGGCAAGTGGGTTGTCACGATTTTAATAAAGGAGTGAACGTGTATGTTTTTATCCGATTATATTGATCATACCATTAAAAAACTTAAAGCGCATACGGCAAACGTATTGACGTTGACAAATTTAAGCCTAGGAGGCTTTGCGATTTTATTTGCGGTGAAAGGCCAGCTAAACGTCTCTGTATTGTTTATTTTTTTGGCAGCACTTGCCGATCGTTTTGACGGAACGGTCGCTCGGAAAATGAATATTGAATCTGACTTAGGGAAACAATTGGACTCAATGAGTGATATTATATCATTTGGAGTAGCACCTGCACTATTACTTTATCAAGGATTATTGCACGAATTTGGCGCACCCGGCTCATTTTTTACGATTTTTTATATCGGTTGCGGTGCTTTTCGCCTAGCACGATTTAACATTACGGAAAGCAACGGATATTTTACCGGTTTGCCGATCACGGCGGCAGGTTGTTTATTGACGCTTAGTTATTTAACAATTCATTACTTCCCACCTTACGTCTTTATTTTTATTATTTTTACGCTTTCTCTTTTAATGGTCGGTTCATTCCGATTAAAGAAAATGTAACCCTTGAAGCTTTCCACTTCAAGGGTTTTTTTCGTACAAATTTCCCTTTTCAAATACCCGTATAAATTATATGATAAATTTGGTTTTATTTTTCATTCTACAACTAGAGGTGATAAATATGGATCGTACGTCCTTAATCGGACTCATTCTTGGCATTATTGCGGTGGGTGTCGGAATGATGTTTAAAGGAGTAAGTCCGGCTGTGCTCATTAACCCTGCGGCGATTTTAATCATTTTGTTAGGGACAGCGGCCGCCGTCACGATCGCCTTTCCAACGAAAGAAATTGCGAAAGTGCCAAAGTTATTCGGGGTCATTTTTAAAGAACCAAAAACGCCAAAAATTGAAGAACTCATTCCGTTGTTTGTCGAATGGGCAAACATCGCTCGCCGCGAAGGGCTGTTAGCGCTAGAAGCAAAAGTGGCCGAAATCGATGACCCATTTTTACGCAACGGATTAAGTTTAGCCATTGATGGACAGTCACAAGAATTTATTCGTGACGTGATGACTGAAGAAATTGAAGCAATGCAAGAGCGTCATTTAGCAAACGCAACAATTTTTACCCAAGCCGGTACATATGCTCCAACGCTTGGGGTACTTGGGGCCGTCGTCGGATTGATCGCTGCCTTGCAGGATATGTCTGATATTGATCGTCTTGGTCACGCAATTAGTGCGGCGTTCGTTGCGACGCTCATGGGAATTTTTACAGGATACGTTCTTTGGCATCCATTTGCGAACAAATTAAAACGCAAGTCAAAAGAAGAAGTGAAAGTACGTCAAGTGATGATTGAAGGCGTGCTTTCAATCATTGAAGGACAAGCACCTAGAGCGATTGAACAAAAATTAGCTTCTTATTTACCGATGAGCGAACGTCAAAAACTTTTAGGACAAGGAGCTCAGAATAATGGCGAAAAAGCATAAAAAACATCATCATGAAGACCATATAGATGAAAGTTGGCTAATTCCATACGCTGATTTATTAACACTGTTATTAGCACTATTTATCGTATTATTTGCTAGTAGCCAAATTGACTCAGAAAAATTCCAGCAAATCGCCAAATCTTTCAATAGCATACTAACAGGAGGAACTGGGGCACTACAATATTTGAGCCCGATCGATAGGGAAAAAATAGATTCGGTCATTAAAGACTCTCCAAGTCAAAAGCCGTATGTCAAAATTTCAAAAAAAGAATACGAGGAATTAAAAAAGATTCAAAGTAAATTTAATGAATACGTCAAAACGAATCAATTAAGCGGAGAATTGTCTGTCGCGATGACAGAAGAAGGATTGCTTGTAACGATTGCGAACGATGTGTTGTTCGACTCAGGCAGCGCTGATATTAAGCCACAATATCGCGATGTCGCAAAAAAAATATCGAACTTGCTCGTCATGAATCCGCCGCGCAACATCGTCATTAGCGGACATACCGACAACGTGCCGATCAACAATGCGAAATTTGCTTCCAACTGGGAATTAAGCGTTATGCGCGCCGTCAACTTTATGAAACTATTGCTTGAAAATACAAGATTAAACCCGCAGTTATTTAG from Anoxybacillus gonensis includes these protein-coding regions:
- a CDS encoding nicotinate-nucleotide adenylyltransferase produces the protein MKKVGILGGTFDPPHYGHLLIADDVRTELKLDEIWFMPNYIPPHKDKKVTDHVHRVNMLRMAIANDPHFRVETIELERKERSYTYDTIVLLKKRHPHTTFYFIIGGDMVEYLPHWYRIDELVQLIQFVGVKRPGYSLCTPYPIIEVDVPTFAVSSSLIRERIQNGKSVTYLLPEAVQLYIKENRLYET
- the yhbY gene encoding ribosome assembly RNA-binding protein YhbY is translated as MLTGKQKRFLRSLAHHLTPIFQVGKGGVNDNMIKQIADALEARELIKVSVLKNCEEEKEVIAEQLASGAGAEVVQLIGHTIVLYKESRERKQIVLPK
- the aroE gene encoding shikimate dehydrogenase, producing MKLFALIGCPVHHSLSPLMHNDAFQSLRIDAHYHAFHVEPHLLKEAVQGLKALQCAGFNVTIPHKTAVMAYMDELDETAKQMGAVNTVVNENGKWIGYNTDGEGFVRALCEQMNIELSGARILLVGAGGAARGIYFTLLKHRVSAVDVCNRTAGKAETFIEKQISSVYSLEEAEERLGEYDIIINTTSVGMYPHVDAMPISLQTLKKGTIVSDIIYNPLMTKWLQEAKEKGARVQNGVGMFVYQGALAFEKWTGIFPDTKRMEQVVMQQLGGKTC
- the yqeH gene encoding ribosome biogenesis GTPase YqeH encodes the protein MSEQMICIGCGVTIQTEDETKIGYAPPSALEKDPVICQRCFRLKHYNEVQDVSLTDDDFLNILHGIGQADGLVVKIVDIFDFNGSWLPGLHRFVGKKDVLLVGNKVDLLPKSVKHEKVTRWMKQSARELGLQPRDVFLVSANKGYGMKEVMAAIDEYRNGKDVYVVGCTNVGKSTFINRIIKEATGKGNVITTSYFPGTTLDMIEIPLDDGSALYDTPGIINHHQMAHFVDKKDLKVITPKKEIKPKVYQLNEQQTLFFGGLARLDYVSGGRRPFVCYMSNELFIHRTKREHADELYEKHLGELLQPPRKSYCEQLPPLVAHHFTLKEPKTDIVFSGLGWVTCHEPGAHVVAYAPKGVGVMLRRSLI
- a CDS encoding YqeG family HAD IIIA-type phosphatase; protein product: MLKYFLPNEHAKSIFEITPEHLKQKGIKGIITDLDNTLIEWDRPLATPDVVRWFEQMKQSGIQVTVVSNNNKKRVEAFAKPLGIPFIFEARKPLTRAFQQALRDMKLKKEEVVVIGDQLLTDVFGGNRLGLHTILVVPVAQTDGFFTRINRNIERKILNMMRKKGMIHWE
- a CDS encoding sporulation histidine kinase inhibitor Sda; amino-acid sequence: MKCLPDDLLIESYYKAKELQLSKEFIQLIEREIFRRRLDHKIKQSS
- a CDS encoding phosphatidylserine decarboxylase, yielding MVKWLYRLFIELTNHPLTSKWLASFTRSKWSRWVIPSYAKVYKVDEEEMEKKLHEYETLQQLFVRSLKKGLRPIDEHPDSVVSPVDAVIEDVGIITDKKEIIVKGKTYSIREMLGDDRIAEKYLHGTFIILYLSPSHYHRIHSPICGEVVKQWELGGKSYPVNRLGLKYGKDPLSKNYRRITELCTNGMHTAIVKVGAMFVNSIELTHEHNYVNKGEEIGYFSFGSTVVLLFEKGAFTLDEQIIPPLEVKMGQRLGFFAQKKKSQ
- the pssA gene encoding CDP-diacylglycerol--serine O-phosphatidyltransferase produces the protein MFLSDYIDHTIKKLKAHTANVLTLTNLSLGGFAILFAVKGQLNVSVLFIFLAALADRFDGTVARKMNIESDLGKQLDSMSDIISFGVAPALLLYQGLLHEFGAPGSFFTIFYIGCGAFRLARFNITESNGYFTGLPITAAGCLLTLSYLTIHYFPPYVFIFIIFTLSLLMVGSFRLKKM
- the motA gene encoding flagellar motor stator protein MotA; translated protein: MDRTSLIGLILGIIAVGVGMMFKGVSPAVLINPAAILIILLGTAAAVTIAFPTKEIAKVPKLFGVIFKEPKTPKIEELIPLFVEWANIARREGLLALEAKVAEIDDPFLRNGLSLAIDGQSQEFIRDVMTEEIEAMQERHLANATIFTQAGTYAPTLGVLGAVVGLIAALQDMSDIDRLGHAISAAFVATLMGIFTGYVLWHPFANKLKRKSKEEVKVRQVMIEGVLSIIEGQAPRAIEQKLASYLPMSERQKLLGQGAQNNGEKA